TCTATCCAAACGCTAAGAACCCATTTCAGAGCCGGCGAGCAGATCAAATAAACATCGCGCTGGAACAATGTATGAAAGACGCTcgattattaaagcaaacgcGAGTTCGCGAAAGACAACAAAGGCGGCCCTCGCGTGACAACTGACATATCAAACGAGGCGAAGCACAAAGGCGAGTGCTCTAGTCGTTAGTTATGCTGCCTGGCGCGAGCCTCGTTCGGCTTAGAACGAATTTCCAATCGAAATGCAGCCGTTGTTAACGCGACAACGCCGGGAAATACTTCGGATAACGAGCAGCTGGAacgaaatgattttgaaaaagGCGAATGAACCAAAACGACTCACCTCGAAGAGCGAATAAGTCCGATGGCTTGCTCGAGGAACTTGGTGCGCAGCAGCTTCTGAATTTTCTTCATGGCTTCCACtctgaaaaatagaagaacaaCGTGATGAAGTATGGTAGGTCAATGTGGCAATAGTTTCATTCGTTGAGTAAGAATTGGGAATTACTTTTGATCCTCGATTGGAACCTCCAACGTTGCGTCGAATGGCACAACTTCCGGTATCGTCCCTTCCCGCATTACCACGGACAACTGAGGACTAATCTCGTCCCAGCGTTCCTCCAAGCTGCGAGGTGCAGGCTGCTCCTTCTGCATGGCTTCTGTTTGGATTTGACGTGAACAGTTTATTAGAATCTGGAGAATTAGAACTGGAGTCTCGAGCCATTGACTTAGGATCACCGGAAATTGTAAACTTTTTTATGTTTGCTATTTTGCCAAATGACTAGAATCTTTTCTTTCGGAGCAGCTATTCTAGCATTTGAGAATGAATGTAGATTTATgccttcgttttattttaattttgattacaaacgtttatttaatttcatttgattttatgttgatttcatttttatcttattgtGACTTtgatttgatttcattttgatCTTATTgtgatttaattttgattttattttgctcttattgtgattttaatttgaattcatttttatcttattgtgattttaatttgattttattttgatttcctttcaaaatttctaaataaaattgtaaattatccTAAGGATACTCACTTATATTCTTTTAGTGTCAATCAACTTTTAATTACGTCACCTTCCACTTGAATTCCAATGTATTGCAATATATAagcatatttaatattagtaataataataataagaatattatattcgattcAAAGTAGCACCGCGAATATAACAAATGCTTGAAAGGCAAAGAAACAAGCGGCTCTTACTTTTCTTGCCGGAACTTTTGTGACGTTTACGCTTCGTCTCCTGCACCCTTATGCCGCGACTGCTCTTCCCGCAGTAATTGCTCAGCATTTTTAAGAAGATGTGCGTTGTTGTGACGAGGTCTATCAAATATTGACTGTGGAAACAAAGAATGTTTTGTTGGGGCAAGCTTAGCTCTTgctatttaactctttggggcacggtgggattaaaaatgttccacCTTTTTGATGTACGGTAGTAGTGCATGCTGGGACATTTTTAGATCCAACTCGTTACAGAGGAAATTACTTTAGAAGAAATTGctacataaatttatttatttaaacgaaataatgttatattaaggATAAGGCGAAAAACAGCTTCTTACAATGTTACATAACTACTCtctaaatgtttatattaaaatatgtaaaataaaccAGAAATAtaggtatatttaaaaaagtagacgaagaagaagaattaataataattctgaaattttaaagtaattacaaAAGTAGGTAAACTcgtgtattaataaataatactaaatttataaaaactcaTTAACTCAAACATTgagtaaataatgtaatacagGAACTTTAAAggaatacattaaataaaatctatatctTCTATTAGAATCCTAGCTAAATAAATCATAACTGCAAAGAGGCATTTTCCTTTAAGTATgaacattaataaaacatgttAAGTCTAACCTTATTAGtggtaaaaattcattctattcGTTTGAAAACTGGAATACAAAAGTGACAGATATGTTTccttcatattattttatcaattgcagaaaatcagaaaaatgttGTTGTCTTTCTAGTTAAAGTactttgcaataaaatataaaaccttaatataatatacataagaCCTCTAttcaaattctaaataaataaaatacaagcgggaaaaatcattttcctctAGAAACGAAAACTGGCGAGAAATATATCAGCTAATCCTCTAATCAATAAGAATGAATTAAATAGTTTGAGAAGCTGATGTATAAAAGATGCAACTAGTAGTCATCAACAAATGATTTCACAAACTACAGGATATGACAGAGAGTGCACAGAAATCTAATAAACTTTGACCAAGGTTCTGACctttcaaattcattttaccTTTCAACTTCAAAGAAAGGCGAAGAATAAAACTGcacgaaatatttctaaattaaatgcAGTAGTCATATTGCAATATAACTTCAGAAACTGCAAAACTGAAGAAAATGACACGATCCCAATGATTACGACTCTGCATTTTACCTTTaaaattcacagaaaaataaaaaatgcgatctcctaaaatatattttaatagaatccGCAAATCAAAATCATcttctacaatattattttaaaatctgcAGAAAATGAAGATGAAGCACATACCGAAGCCCAATCATCAAGACTCGCTATATTACCTATCAAATTGccaaaaaaaggaaaaatggaGATCACTGaacattcttaaataaaacgaagacTAACAATCGCCTACATTACCCAACAAACTGCACGAAACGATGAAACCTGGAATCCCGGTAGTAGCTCTTCATATTTCTCAATTCAGAGCCACggaagaaaattctaattcctCGGTGAAACGATTCCGTCGTAGACTCCGCGTCTCGTCGGAACGTCGTATCACCTGTAAGAACGGACAAGGAGAAAAATCCTGGGACCGTTTCGCAGAGGCGGGCTGACAATGAGAAGTTTGTAAGATTCAGGGGAACCGTCAGCCGGTATCCCGGACAATACTTGTCACCGAATTAATACAGTTCCGCGCCGTGCGTAGAGTTTCAAAGTGGTAACATTACCAACGAAGTTTAGGCGCCGCCGTCAAGTCTTGTTTTCATCACTGTCACCGGGATGTCACAGTAGCGACGATATCGCGGTAAGGCGCGCATCGGCCTCTTACATTTCCGCAGTAGGAAATCCCTTGGAAAACCCGTCAAACTCACGGAAACTTGAACGCCCGTCGCCTTTTCCCATTTCGCCAGCCGGAAGGTCGATAAAAGTTGTTTATTCCACCAAGAAGCgcaaaagaagaagaagaagaagaagacgaagaagaaccAGACAATGGCGTGAGAAGGGAGGAGAGAACGCGCCAGAGGTGGAGCAAGAGCATTAAAGAACCAAGGAAGTCTGGTGCCGGAGAGTAGCTGCCTCGCTGTTCGACCCGATTGATTCGAAACTGAATCAATCTGTCTGCCTAGATAAAACCTTTCGCCCGGCGCctaccattttttattttttttttccttttttcatttccatcCGAGCGATAAACAGATGTCCGAAAACTGCGCCGACACGTAGCCATCGATCATGCAACGCTACcaaaccctctctctctctctctctctcttctgttTATCCTAGGATTGCgcgcagaaataattaaaagttttgttTTGATCGATACAcccgattaaaattaatcgacgGCAAAGCGACGATTGATTGATGACGAGCGATTGACGGACGATCAATGGGGAGAATTAATCGTCGAAGACCCCGTGTTTTAACCATTTCTGcgtggaaaaattgaaagactGAATTCTCCT
This is a stretch of genomic DNA from Augochlora pura isolate Apur16 unplaced genomic scaffold, APUR_v2.2.1 APUR_unplaced_915, whole genome shotgun sequence. It encodes these proteins:
- the LOC144478202 gene encoding protein timeless homolog produces the protein MLSNYCGKSSRGIRVQETKRKRHKSSGKKKAMQKEQPAPRSLEERWDEISPQLSVVMREGTIPEVVPFDATLEVPIEDQKVEAMKKIQKLLRTKFLEQAIGLIRSSSCSLSEVFPGVVALTTAAFRLEIRSKPNEARARQHN